GATCCTGATTGGTTCGCCCCTGAGCAAGGCGGCAGACGTTCTGTTCCCGGCGATTGCCGACTCCATCCGCCAGCAGTCCCTGCCTGCCTACAGTAAACATATTGTGGTGGAGAGCACCCAGTTTACCAATCAGGGAACGATGGCCGGTGCGGCGCTGGTAAAAGATGCGATGTACAACGGTTCCCTGCTGATCCGTCTGCTACAGGGTTAACAGATTCCTGTAGTCTTACCAAAAATTGCGCTATCTCAAACTGAGCGGATAGCGCATGCCTTAGACTTCCCCCACTGAATTATTTCCTTGATTTATATTTCCAGAGCATAACGGTGGAGTGAGTGATGCTTAAGCGTTTCTTTGTAACGGGTACTGATACTTCTGTCGGGAAGACGGTGGTGTCCCGCGCCTTGCTGCAAGCCCTGATGGCCAGCGGTAAGAGCGTTGCAGGGTACAAACCGGTAGCAAAAGGGAGTAAAGAGACGCCAGAGGGATTGCGCAATAAAGATGCGCTGGTGTTACAAAGCGTCTCCTCGCTTGAACTGCCTTACCACGCAATAAACCCCATTGCCCTCAGCGAAGATGAGAGCAGCGTGGCGCACAGCGGGCTGGTCAATTACACCCTGTTGTCGAACGGGCTCGCCAGCCTGAGCGAACAGGTCGATCACGTGGTGGTGGAAGGGACCGGCGGCTGGCGCAGCCTGATGAACGATCTGCGTCCATTGTCAGAGTGGGTAGTGCAGGAGCAACTCCCGGTGCTGATGGTGGTGGGCATTCAGGAAGGCTGTATTAACCATGCCCTGCTGACGGCGCAGGCCATCGCCAATGACGGCCTGCCGCTGGTGGGCTGGGTGGCAAACCGCATCAATCCAGGCCTGGCCCACTATGCCGAAATCATAGAGGTGTTGAGTAAAAAACTGCCGGGTCCGCTGGTGGGCGAGCTGCCCTATCTGCCACGCGCTGAGCAGCGCGATCTAGCGCACTACATCGACCTCTCGACTTTCGGCAGTGTGCTGTCCGTAGATCGAGTCGTGGCGTAACGTCCGCGACAGGACCGACGCCACCACGCAGGCAATCAGCAAGCCGGGCAGCAGCAGATACTGCCCGGTCATTTCACAGACCATCAGCGCCGACATGATCGGCGCGTGCGTCGTGGCGGCAAGCAATGTCGCCATCCCCGCCAGCCCCAGCAAAATCGCCATTTCAGACCCAGGCAACCACAGCATAAAGAGCTGCGCAAACAGCATCCCGGTCGCCATGCCGACAAACAGCGTTGGCGTAAATACTCCGCCTGGTGCCCCCGAACCACTGCTGGCAAGCACGGCCAGTAATTTACAAATGAATACCCCGGCAATCACCGACAGCAGCGGCGGCGCGATCAGGAACGCCTGCACCACGCTGTAGCCGTTGCCCCACACCTTAGGCGTCAGCAGCGAGAGCAGCCCGACGATCAGCCCGCCCAGCGCCAGCTGCCACGGCGGTGAGAGCCGGAGGCGCAGAAACAGGGAGTGGCTGATATCCATCAGCCACATCAGCGCCGGGCCGCAGATGCCTGCCAGCAGGCCCATGCCGACCATCAGGGCGTAATCCAACCCGGTCAGCGTTGCGCTGAGATGCACCTCGTACAGCGTGCTGGCACCGAGGCTGAGCAGGCGGGTGGTGAGCAGGGCGACAACCGCGGCAATCACCACCGGACCGAGCGAGGCCAGCATCAGGGTGCCGAATAAGATCTCGGCAATAAACAAGCTTCCGGCTAAGGGCGCATGGTAGGCGCTGGCCATCCCGGCGGCAGCTCCGCAGGCGATCCACAGTTTCCATTCTGATTTTGGCGTAAAGCGCTGGGCAAAAAAGGAGGCGGCGAGGGCAGCCAGCAGGATCATCGCCCCTTCACGGCCTATGGCGCTGCCGCT
This Leclercia sp. S52 DNA region includes the following protein-coding sequences:
- the bioD gene encoding dethiobiotin synthase — protein: MLKRFFVTGTDTSVGKTVVSRALLQALMASGKSVAGYKPVAKGSKETPEGLRNKDALVLQSVSSLELPYHAINPIALSEDESSVAHSGLVNYTLLSNGLASLSEQVDHVVVEGTGGWRSLMNDLRPLSEWVVQEQLPVLMVVGIQEGCINHALLTAQAIANDGLPLVGWVANRINPGLAHYAEIIEVLSKKLPGPLVGELPYLPRAEQRDLAHYIDLSTFGSVLSVDRVVA
- the clcB gene encoding voltage-gated ClC-type chloride channel ClcB, producing MHRLHAYPDIRAMFRRLLIATLTGVLAALAVAVFRHAMTLLEWLFLSNESGSLVNAASMLSPWRRALTPALGGLAAGLLLWGWQRMTAQRPHAPTDYMEALETGDGQFDYGASLVKSLASLLVVASGSAIGREGAMILLAALAASFFAQRFTPKSEWKLWIACGAAAGMASAYHAPLAGSLFIAEILFGTLMLASLGPVVIAAVVALLTTRLLSLGASTLYEVHLSATLTGLDYALMVGMGLLAGICGPALMWLMDISHSLFLRLRLSPPWQLALGGLIVGLLSLLTPKVWGNGYSVVQAFLIAPPLLSVIAGVFICKLLAVLASSGSGAPGGVFTPTLFVGMATGMLFAQLFMLWLPGSEMAILLGLAGMATLLAATTHAPIMSALMVCEMTGQYLLLPGLLIACVVASVLSRTLRHDSIYGQHTAESREVDVVR